One genomic region from Haloprofundus salinisoli encodes:
- a CDS encoding universal stress protein: MAAHSVFADESTATGEQRAEPRSEPTPADASNEDGAFEHILLAVGPEMDERVAEVALSVAAGHGARVDALSVVRMNASVDHWDMVVERREERAEKALDDIGDAAADRDLSVTKRLRYGTPAEEIEKYADYHGVDLVVVGEPSRSGLRRLLSPKSVTDRVRQSTSAPVLTV, from the coding sequence ATGGCAGCACATTCGGTGTTCGCTGACGAGTCCACCGCGACCGGAGAGCAGAGAGCGGAGCCCCGTTCCGAGCCCACGCCGGCGGACGCCTCCAACGAAGACGGTGCCTTCGAACACATCCTCCTCGCGGTCGGCCCCGAGATGGACGAACGCGTCGCCGAGGTCGCGCTCTCGGTGGCGGCCGGCCACGGCGCGCGCGTCGACGCGCTGTCGGTCGTCCGGATGAACGCCTCGGTCGACCACTGGGACATGGTCGTCGAGCGGCGCGAGGAGCGTGCCGAGAAGGCGCTCGACGACATTGGCGACGCCGCCGCCGACCGCGACCTCTCGGTTACGAAACGACTGCGCTACGGCACGCCGGCCGAGGAGATAGAGAAGTACGCCGACTACCACGGCGTCGACCTCGTCGTCGTGGGCGAACCGAGTCGAAGCGGCCTGCGTCGGCTTCTCTCTCCGAAGAGCGTCACCGACCGCGTCCGCCAGTCGACCTCTGCACCGGTGCTGACGGTCTGA
- a CDS encoding HNH endonuclease signature motif containing protein, protein MQGADTGAKATPGIGVEVGDERCTVCGADDGLRVHHIDGSRENTRAENLVWMCGACRRRVGDDSTRDDARNDHEFLLPEELTSMVDREFVRLVCECRRDRGWRPDRARHYDPLVVADGVFAVGRMDAEAFEERLSELELR, encoded by the coding sequence ATGCAGGGAGCAGACACGGGGGCGAAAGCGACGCCGGGAATCGGAGTCGAGGTGGGCGACGAACGCTGTACGGTCTGCGGTGCCGACGACGGGCTTCGCGTCCATCACATCGACGGGTCGCGCGAGAACACCCGCGCTGAGAACCTCGTCTGGATGTGTGGTGCGTGCCGGCGGCGCGTCGGGGACGACTCGACGCGAGACGACGCGCGGAACGACCACGAATTTCTGCTGCCGGAGGAGCTTACGTCGATGGTCGACAGGGAGTTCGTCCGTCTCGTCTGTGAGTGCAGACGCGACCGCGGGTGGCGACCGGACAGAGCTCGTCACTACGACCCGCTGGTAGTCGCTGACGGCGTCTTCGCTGTCGGTCGGATGGACGCCGAGGCCTTCGAGGAGCGACTCTCGGAGCTCGAACTTCGATAA
- a CDS encoding saccharopine dehydrogenase family protein — protein MSADLLVYGSYGYIGALVAQTAVDEGLSPIIAGRRTERVEEQALELGVDYRVFALEHPDVVRRQIADVDAVLNCAGPFSRTASQLRTACLQEEVDYLDLAGEIDVLEAAAELDRDAEKAAVTVLPGVGFDVVPTDCLAAHLESRLPSATSLTLALEGLGTFSPGTLKSIIEELPQSGVVRENGALRTVPAAWRTRQFDFGGGEKTGVTVPWGDVSAAYYTTGIENIEVYATVPEFAVGVMRRTRPLVAAAATPPAQRVLMGVVDAVVSGPTAQERAQSANHILAEVEDDEGNRAAARLKTPDTYNFAAQSAVEAARRVLDGDVPAGFQTPASAFGSEFALSFDGVEREDVEELDRAVPSV, from the coding sequence ATGTCAGCAGATCTGCTCGTATACGGATCGTACGGCTACATCGGCGCTCTGGTCGCGCAGACCGCGGTCGACGAGGGACTGTCGCCGATCATCGCCGGCCGCCGCACCGAGCGCGTCGAAGAGCAGGCGCTCGAACTCGGCGTCGACTACCGCGTCTTCGCGCTCGAACATCCCGACGTCGTCCGCCGACAGATCGCCGACGTCGACGCGGTGTTGAACTGCGCGGGGCCGTTCTCGCGGACCGCCTCGCAGCTGCGAACCGCGTGTCTGCAAGAGGAAGTCGACTATCTGGATCTCGCGGGTGAGATCGACGTACTGGAGGCGGCCGCAGAGCTGGACCGCGACGCCGAGAAAGCGGCGGTCACGGTCCTGCCGGGCGTCGGCTTCGACGTCGTGCCGACCGACTGTCTGGCCGCCCATCTCGAATCCCGACTCCCCTCGGCGACGTCGTTGACGCTCGCGTTAGAGGGCCTCGGCACGTTCTCGCCGGGAACGCTGAAATCCATCATCGAGGAACTCCCGCAGTCGGGGGTCGTCCGCGAGAACGGGGCGCTGCGGACCGTCCCGGCGGCGTGGAGGACGCGGCAGTTCGACTTCGGCGGCGGCGAGAAGACGGGCGTGACGGTGCCGTGGGGCGACGTTTCGGCGGCGTACTACACGACGGGCATCGAGAACATCGAGGTGTACGCGACCGTGCCGGAGTTCGCCGTCGGCGTGATGCGCCGCACTCGGCCGCTCGTCGCGGCGGCGGCGACACCGCCGGCCCAACGAGTGTTGATGGGCGTCGTCGACGCCGTCGTCTCCGGGCCCACCGCCCAGGAACGCGCCCAGAGCGCGAACCACATCCTCGCCGAGGTCGAAGACGACGAGGGCAACAGGGCCGCGGCGCGACTGAAGACCCCCGACACGTACAACTTCGCCGCCCAGTCAGCGGTCGAGGCGGCGCGTCGCGTCCTCGACGGCGACGTCCCGGCGGGCTTTCAGACGCCTGCCTCCGCGTTCGGGTCGGAGTTCGCCCTCTCGTTCGACGGCGTCGAACGCGAAGACGTCGAGGAGCTCGACAGGGCCGTGCCATCGGTGTAG